In Halopelagius inordinatus, a single genomic region encodes these proteins:
- a CDS encoding PAS domain-containing protein — protein sequence MDSPAEADAEPHVRIRQQEVVSELGQRALESDDLDQLMHDASVAVAETLDAEYAKVLELLPDGDELFLRQGVGWREGLAGSATVPVNRASQAGYTLRSQTPVVVDDLRTEERFSGPELLTDHGVVSGISVVIGSVSDPWGVLGAHATEEREFTSHDAHFVKSVANVLASAIENERTQSELEEIYGRISDAFFALDAKWTFTYLNDQAHALINPEERTLIGENIWAAFPEGAERKFKPKYEDAMYEQETVSFEEYYPDPLDTWFEVRAYPSETGLSVYFRDITARKERERELEETERRFDAIFEDPNILVGLLDLDGTVIDINRTAMEYIEADIEDVTGKPFWNTPWWGTGDEVRGDIKEWTERAATGEYVDFEADLTRPDGERYTLNGVFRPVTNDDDEVVSVIVSDRDVSERRQYERRLEESEHRYRTLAESFPNGIVTLFDDTLRYTLAEGRAFDYLPVSKDDVEDKTPKEVWGEEMGSKLEDGLRATLDGDERRIEVTYAGREWVVHTVPLTDTKGDVSTGMTMAQDITERKEYERKLEESNERLEESNRRLEQFAYAASHDLQEPLRMVSSYLRLVERRYADELDEDGREFIEYAVDGADRMRDMVEALLKYSRVEAKGDALEPVELDAVLDDVLADLQLRIEETGADVTVGSLPRVNGDASQLRQLLQNLLDNALTYSGDEPPTVEVSAERRGRTWVVSVRDEGVGIDPDETDTVFEVFQRLHGREEYAGTGVGLALCERIVERHGGEIWADSEPGEWSTFSFTLPEAGESDE from the coding sequence ATGGATTCCCCCGCCGAGGCAGACGCGGAACCGCACGTGCGTATCCGCCAACAGGAGGTCGTCTCCGAACTCGGCCAACGAGCCCTCGAATCGGACGACCTCGACCAGTTGATGCACGACGCGTCTGTCGCCGTCGCCGAAACGCTCGACGCCGAGTACGCGAAGGTTCTCGAACTGCTTCCCGACGGTGACGAACTGTTCCTCCGACAGGGCGTCGGATGGCGCGAGGGACTCGCCGGGTCGGCGACCGTACCGGTAAACCGGGCGTCGCAGGCGGGCTATACGCTCCGCTCTCAGACTCCCGTCGTCGTCGACGACCTCCGCACAGAAGAGCGGTTCTCCGGCCCCGAACTGCTCACCGACCACGGCGTCGTCAGCGGAATCAGCGTCGTCATCGGCTCCGTGTCGGACCCGTGGGGCGTCCTCGGCGCGCACGCGACGGAGGAACGCGAGTTCACCAGCCACGACGCACACTTCGTCAAGAGCGTCGCGAACGTTCTCGCGTCGGCGATCGAAAACGAGCGGACACAGAGCGAACTCGAGGAGATTTACGGCCGCATCTCGGACGCGTTCTTCGCGCTCGACGCGAAATGGACGTTCACGTACCTCAACGACCAAGCGCACGCGCTGATCAACCCCGAAGAGCGAACGCTGATCGGAGAGAACATCTGGGCGGCGTTCCCGGAGGGGGCCGAACGGAAGTTCAAGCCGAAGTACGAGGACGCGATGTACGAACAGGAGACCGTCTCGTTCGAGGAGTACTATCCCGACCCCCTCGACACGTGGTTCGAGGTGCGAGCGTACCCCTCCGAAACCGGGCTGTCCGTGTACTTTCGCGACATCACGGCGCGCAAGGAGCGAGAACGGGAACTCGAAGAGACGGAACGGCGGTTCGACGCGATTTTCGAGGACCCGAACATCCTCGTCGGTCTGCTCGACCTCGACGGGACGGTGATAGACATAAACCGCACGGCGATGGAGTACATCGAGGCCGACATCGAGGATGTGACCGGCAAACCGTTCTGGAACACGCCGTGGTGGGGGACGGGAGACGAGGTACGCGGCGACATCAAGGAGTGGACAGAACGGGCCGCGACCGGCGAGTACGTGGATTTCGAGGCGGACCTCACCCGACCCGACGGCGAGCGATACACGCTCAACGGCGTCTTCAGACCGGTCACGAACGACGACGACGAGGTGGTGTCCGTCATCGTCTCCGACCGCGACGTGAGCGAACGCCGCCAGTACGAACGCCGACTCGAAGAGAGCGAGCACCGATACCGGACGCTCGCGGAGTCGTTCCCGAACGGTATCGTCACCCTGTTCGACGACACCCTCCGCTACACGCTCGCGGAGGGCAGAGCGTTCGACTATCTACCGGTCTCGAAGGACGACGTCGAAGACAAGACGCCGAAAGAGGTCTGGGGCGAAGAGATGGGCTCGAAACTCGAAGACGGATTGCGAGCCACTCTCGACGGCGATGAGCGGCGAATCGAAGTCACCTACGCCGGTCGAGAGTGGGTCGTCCACACCGTTCCGCTCACCGACACGAAAGGCGACGTCTCCACGGGGATGACGATGGCGCAAGACATCACAGAACGCAAAGAGTACGAGCGCAAACTCGAAGAGTCGAACGAACGCCTCGAGGAGTCGAACAGACGGCTCGAACAGTTCGCGTACGCCGCCTCTCACGACCTCCAAGAACCGTTGCGGATGGTATCGAGCTATCTCCGCCTCGTCGAGCGTCGGTACGCGGACGAACTCGACGAGGACGGACGAGAGTTCATCGAGTACGCCGTCGACGGGGCAGACCGGATGCGCGACATGGTCGAGGCCCTCCTCAAATACTCCCGCGTCGAAGCGAAGGGCGACGCCCTCGAACCGGTCGAGTTGGATGCGGTGCTCGACGACGTCCTCGCCGACCTACAACTGCGCATCGAGGAAACCGGTGCCGACGTCACGGTCGGGTCTCTCCCCCGCGTCAACGGCGACGCGAGCCAGTTGCGCCAACTGCTCCAGAACCTCCTCGACAACGCGCTCACGTACTCGGGCGACGAACCGCCGACGGTCGAGGTGTCGGCGGAGCGACGCGGCCGAACGTGGGTCGTCTCGGTTCGCGACGAGGGCGTCGGTATCGACCCCGACGAGACAGACACCGTCTTCGAGGTGTTCCAACGACTCCACGGGCGCGAGGAGTACGCGGGCACCGGGGTCGGACTGGCGCTCTGTGAGCGAATCGTC
- the trmY gene encoding tRNA (pseudouridine(54)-N(1))-methyltransferase TrmY yields MRQFLISGHDAPTTAEFSLDDIAGGAGRLDVLCRCVNSAFFLSHDIREAVRVHLVLGDEFTVRFEGAELRRLNPDERTTAALVRKALEKRDEAVGHMPAESTPGVSIRRMGFSETLEAISRDATVFELHENGDPVVDVEPPENPLFVLSDHHDFTDEEASLLADAADRRVRLGPQLLHADHAITVAHNYLDTDGFSRY; encoded by the coding sequence ATGCGACAGTTCCTCATCAGCGGGCACGACGCCCCGACGACGGCGGAGTTCTCCCTCGACGATATCGCCGGTGGCGCCGGGCGACTCGACGTTCTCTGCCGGTGTGTCAACTCCGCGTTCTTCCTCTCACACGACATCCGCGAGGCGGTTCGCGTCCACCTCGTCCTCGGAGACGAGTTCACCGTTCGGTTCGAGGGGGCGGAACTCCGTCGCCTGAACCCGGACGAGCGGACGACTGCGGCCCTGGTTCGGAAGGCCTTGGAGAAACGCGACGAGGCCGTCGGCCACATGCCCGCAGAGAGCACCCCCGGGGTGAGCATCCGCCGAATGGGGTTTTCGGAGACGCTCGAAGCGATTTCCCGCGACGCCACCGTCTTCGAACTCCACGAAAACGGTGACCCGGTCGTGGACGTCGAACCTCCCGAGAACCCCCTTTTCGTCCTCTCGGACCACCACGACTTCACCGACGAGGAGGCGTCGCTTCTCGCCGACGCGGCGGACAGACGCGTCCGTCTCGGGCCGCAACTCCTGCACGCCGACCACGCCATCACCGTCGCTCACAACTATCTCGATACCGATGGATTCAGCCGTTACTGA
- a CDS encoding ABC transporter substrate-binding protein, protein MSDEKTFHSKLNRRRVLQGLGGVGLAGIAGCSGQGGSGDQTGNTTGDGGSSTKLKIGQTKSPIEFDPIVLNDVPSTEVVDRVVEGLYTYDESTGIVPVLATGEPEVSQEGTRYVVEIEEDATFSNGDAVTAEDVKYSFEAPVKEETQNASELNMVDTIEAVDEKTVQFDLKYAFAPFPTTLTWYVIPKSVREEDKDAFNTGDALIGSGPFTFEGWQEGDYARIKADPEYWGEPKPKVDEVEYVPVEEATTRVTTLKNGENDVVKEIPPKQYSTVRNIEDASIEEVPGIGYFYAAFNCKEGPTTDPLVREGVDYAFNMDQAVSNYVEPTGVRQYSPYPKTIAEDWGFPVDEWKQIPHDKNVDKTKELFDEAGVPDDYSFRIIVPPDDKRQQIGTSISNGLKEAGWDASVQRLDWGAFLDQYISGSEDDYNIYTLGWSGTPDPDAFSYYMFGADDSTLGVTDGTFYHDSSDKAATATEKFLQARESNDQEERKQLYVEGTTTVLEDRAHLPAYNLKNSFGVKDYVDDFASHPVLSFTLCTGHNNVSVNK, encoded by the coding sequence ATGTCTGACGAGAAAACCTTCCACAGTAAGCTGAACCGTCGTCGGGTCCTGCAGGGACTCGGTGGCGTCGGCCTGGCCGGCATCGCGGGATGTTCGGGACAGGGCGGTAGCGGCGACCAAACGGGTAACACGACCGGCGACGGTGGGTCGTCGACCAAACTCAAGATCGGTCAGACGAAGAGTCCGATCGAGTTCGACCCCATCGTCCTGAACGACGTCCCGTCGACCGAAGTCGTCGACCGGGTGGTCGAGGGCCTCTACACCTACGACGAGAGCACGGGCATCGTCCCCGTCCTCGCGACCGGTGAGCCCGAAGTGTCCCAAGAGGGGACGCGCTACGTCGTCGAAATCGAAGAGGACGCGACGTTCTCTAACGGCGACGCCGTGACCGCGGAGGACGTCAAATACTCCTTCGAGGCGCCGGTGAAAGAGGAGACACAGAACGCCTCGGAACTGAACATGGTCGACACGATAGAGGCCGTCGACGAAAAGACCGTTCAGTTCGACCTCAAGTACGCTTTCGCGCCGTTCCCGACGACTCTGACGTGGTACGTGATTCCGAAGTCGGTCCGCGAAGAGGACAAAGACGCGTTCAACACGGGCGACGCCCTCATCGGGTCGGGGCCGTTCACCTTCGAAGGATGGCAGGAAGGGGACTACGCGCGCATCAAAGCGGACCCCGAATACTGGGGCGAACCAAAGCCGAAGGTCGACGAAGTCGAGTACGTCCCCGTAGAGGAGGCGACGACGCGCGTCACGACCCTCAAGAACGGCGAGAACGACGTCGTAAAAGAGATTCCGCCGAAGCAGTACTCGACCGTCCGCAACATCGAGGACGCGAGCATCGAGGAAGTCCCCGGCATCGGGTACTTCTACGCCGCGTTCAACTGCAAGGAAGGTCCCACGACCGACCCCCTCGTCCGCGAGGGCGTCGACTACGCGTTCAACATGGACCAGGCGGTGTCGAACTACGTCGAACCGACGGGCGTTCGTCAGTACAGCCCGTACCCGAAGACCATCGCCGAGGACTGGGGCTTCCCCGTCGACGAGTGGAAGCAGATTCCCCACGACAAGAACGTCGATAAAACGAAGGAACTGTTCGACGAGGCGGGCGTGCCGGACGACTACTCGTTCCGCATCATCGTCCCCCCGGACGACAAGCGCCAACAGATAGGCACCTCCATCTCCAACGGCCTGAAGGAGGCCGGATGGGACGCGAGCGTCCAGCGTCTCGACTGGGGCGCGTTCCTCGACCAGTACATCTCCGGGAGCGAGGACGACTACAACATCTACACGCTCGGGTGGTCCGGAACGCCGGACCCCGACGCGTTCAGTTACTACATGTTCGGGGCGGACGACTCCACGCTCGGCGTCACCGACGGGACGTTCTACCACGACAGCAGCGACAAGGCGGCGACGGCGACCGAGAAGTTCCTCCAAGCCCGCGAGTCGAACGACCAAGAAGAGCGCAAACAGCTCTACGTCGAGGGGACCACCACGGTTCTCGAAGACCGCGCGCACCTGCCCGCGTACAACCTCAAAAACAGCTTCGGTGTGAAGGACTACGTCGATGACTTCGCATCTCACCCGGTGCTCAGCTTCACGCTGTGTACGGGCCACAACAACGTCTCCGTCAACAAGTAG
- a CDS encoding ABC transporter permease, with translation MGRLRYTISRLLQAIPVVVGVITITFFLTDAIPGDPVSIMLGPSPSAQQADAIRAKFGLDQPLYVRYVNYLVDVVQLNLGTSIYYQVPVTQKIAERLPVTLYLLLSSFTFALVTAVPLGIVSAKRRNKPTDHVSRVVALLGVSTPSFWIGLMLIIVFSFWLDVFPSTSLILPWAPPASVDGAATQLGVITTSIHHLILPTITLGTLQMAAFTRIERSSMLEVLGEEYVKLARAYGVSEGKIVRKHAFRNAQLPLITLVGLQLTSALGGAVLTETVFSINGMGRLIITAIQNQDFPLVMGTTLVFGLVFVIGVIITDLSYAYVDPRVTFEGGE, from the coding sequence ATGGGACGTCTTCGGTACACGATCAGCCGACTGCTCCAGGCGATTCCGGTGGTGGTGGGCGTGATTACTATCACGTTCTTCCTCACCGACGCCATCCCGGGAGACCCGGTATCGATAATGCTCGGACCGTCGCCGAGCGCACAACAAGCCGACGCCATCCGAGCGAAGTTCGGACTCGACCAACCGCTGTACGTCCGGTACGTCAACTACCTCGTCGACGTGGTCCAGTTGAATCTGGGGACCAGCATCTACTACCAGGTGCCGGTGACGCAGAAGATAGCAGAGCGACTGCCGGTAACGCTCTATCTGCTGCTTTCGAGCTTCACCTTCGCGCTGGTGACGGCGGTACCGCTGGGTATCGTCTCCGCGAAGCGCCGGAACAAGCCGACCGACCACGTCTCGCGAGTCGTGGCGCTACTCGGCGTGAGCACGCCCTCCTTTTGGATCGGGCTGATGCTCATCATCGTGTTCTCGTTTTGGCTCGACGTCTTCCCCTCGACGAGCCTCATCCTGCCGTGGGCACCGCCCGCGAGCGTGGACGGCGCGGCGACGCAACTCGGCGTCATCACCACGTCGATTCACCACCTCATCCTCCCGACGATAACGTTGGGGACGCTGCAGATGGCGGCGTTCACGCGCATCGAGCGCTCCTCGATGCTCGAAGTGCTCGGCGAAGAGTACGTGAAGCTCGCTCGCGCCTACGGCGTCAGCGAGGGAAAAATCGTCCGGAAGCACGCCTTCAGAAACGCTCAGCTCCCGCTCATCACGCTCGTGGGACTACAGCTCACCTCCGCGCTCGGCGGGGCCGTACTGACGGAGACGGTCTTTTCCATCAACGGGATGGGCCGGCTCATCATCACGGCGATACAGAACCAAGACTTCCCGCTCGTCATGGGGACGACGCTCGTGTTCGGTCTCGTGTTCGTCATCGGGGTCATCATCACCGACCTCTCGTACGCGTACGTCGATCCGCGGGTCACCTTCGAGGGGGGTGAGTGA
- a CDS encoding ABC transporter permease: MVDESTTGMDADADRDTGDGVAEELESRVGWRYTLSQVKRDPTALAGLFIIAVMVLVAAIAFVDSIVFDVLSEVQFLADMGVRPYWFAETFWVNPNVDPNSAQILRPPVGLTNQLYPNEPGTWANPLGTDHRGRDILVRLFYGTRIAITVGIVSTGIAMALGMLVGSVAGYYGGWIDDALMRGSETLYAIPFLVLVIAFMTAFGRNLTYAMVGVGIATIPTFARLIRSRVLSVREEDYVEAARAAGVRDRNIILRHVIPNSFAPVLVQATLQVGVNILIIAGLSFLGYGAQPPTASWGQMLANSRQYMLPNAWFSIWPGIAILVTVVGFNLIGDGLRDALDPRINN; this comes from the coding sequence ATGGTAGACGAATCAACGACCGGAATGGACGCGGACGCCGACCGCGACACCGGCGACGGCGTCGCCGAGGAGCTAGAGTCGCGCGTCGGATGGCGGTACACGCTGTCGCAAGTCAAGCGCGACCCGACGGCGCTGGCCGGACTGTTCATCATCGCGGTCATGGTGCTCGTCGCCGCCATCGCGTTCGTAGACAGCATCGTCTTCGACGTGCTCTCGGAGGTGCAGTTCCTCGCGGACATGGGCGTTCGCCCGTACTGGTTCGCAGAGACGTTCTGGGTCAACCCCAACGTCGACCCGAACTCCGCGCAGATTCTCCGCCCGCCGGTGGGACTCACGAACCAACTCTACCCGAACGAGCCGGGGACGTGGGCGAACCCGCTCGGAACCGACCACCGCGGGCGCGACATCCTCGTGCGCCTGTTCTACGGGACGCGCATCGCCATCACCGTCGGCATCGTCTCGACGGGTATCGCGATGGCTCTGGGGATGCTCGTCGGTTCCGTCGCCGGCTACTACGGCGGCTGGATAGACGACGCGCTGATGCGCGGGTCCGAGACGCTGTACGCCATCCCGTTTCTCGTGCTCGTCATCGCGTTCATGACGGCGTTCGGCCGTAACCTGACGTACGCGATGGTGGGCGTCGGCATCGCCACCATACCGACGTTCGCCCGCCTCATCCGCTCTCGCGTGCTCTCGGTGCGCGAGGAGGACTACGTCGAGGCGGCGCGGGCCGCAGGCGTTCGCGACAGAAACATCATCCTCCGGCACGTCATCCCGAACAGTTTCGCACCCGTGCTCGTGCAGGCGACGTTGCAGGTCGGCGTGAACATCCTCATCATCGCCGGCCTCTCGTTTCTCGGGTACGGAGCACAGCCCCCGACGGCGTCGTGGGGACAGATGCTCGCGAACTCCCGGCAGTATATGCTACCCAACGCGTGGTTCAGCATCTGGCCGGGCATCGCCATCCTCGTCACCGTCGTCGGCTTCAACCTCATCGGTGACGGGCTGAGAGACGCACTCGACCCCCGGATAAACAACTGA
- a CDS encoding ABC transporter ATP-binding protein, giving the protein MSAEPLLKVENLKTQFFTEEGTVRAVDGISFEVNEGELVGLVGESGAGKSVATSSIMRLVEDPGEIVGGTVTYKGTKIVDFEEGPDGELRRSPEMLSNAEMRKQIRGKEIAIIFQDPMEALNPVFKVGAQLREFIEINRGVSEKKAKEIAVDMLREVGIPEPEKRYDSYPHQFSGGMRQRVLIAMALSCQPDLIIADEPTTALDVTVEGQIIDLVDDLREKYNTSFIWVTHDLGVVAEICDRVNVMYLGEIIEQADVDDLFYQTRHPYTDALLDSIPRPDQSVGELTPIKGVMPEAINPPSGCRFHTRCPEARTVCPEVRPEYQDVSDPGESRHMVSCVKYENVGYDDAEPLETEATSAFGGGLVEARGDDE; this is encoded by the coding sequence ATGAGCGCAGAACCACTACTCAAAGTAGAGAACCTGAAGACCCAGTTCTTCACCGAAGAGGGAACCGTCCGCGCGGTGGACGGCATCTCCTTCGAGGTGAACGAAGGCGAACTCGTCGGCCTCGTCGGCGAGTCCGGCGCCGGAAAATCCGTCGCGACGAGTTCCATCATGCGGCTCGTCGAGGATCCCGGCGAAATCGTCGGCGGGACGGTGACGTACAAAGGAACGAAGATAGTCGACTTCGAGGAGGGGCCGGACGGCGAACTCCGTCGCTCGCCCGAGATGCTCTCGAACGCCGAGATGCGAAAGCAGATTCGAGGCAAGGAGATAGCCATCATCTTCCAAGACCCGATGGAGGCTCTGAACCCGGTTTTCAAAGTCGGGGCGCAACTCCGCGAGTTCATCGAGATAAACCGCGGCGTCTCCGAGAAGAAGGCAAAAGAGATCGCGGTGGACATGCTCCGGGAAGTCGGCATCCCCGAACCGGAGAAACGCTACGACAGTTATCCGCACCAGTTCTCCGGCGGGATGCGACAACGCGTCCTCATCGCGATGGCGCTGTCGTGTCAACCGGACCTCATCATCGCCGACGAACCGACGACGGCGCTCGACGTCACCGTCGAGGGCCAGATTATCGACCTGGTGGACGACCTCAGAGAGAAGTACAACACGTCGTTCATCTGGGTGACCCACGACTTAGGCGTCGTCGCGGAGATATGCGACCGAGTGAACGTGATGTATCTCGGCGAGATAATCGAACAGGCGGACGTAGACGACCTGTTCTACCAGACGCGTCACCCGTACACGGACGCGCTCTTGGATTCTATCCCCCGGCCGGACCAGTCGGTGGGGGAACTGACGCCCATCAAAGGCGTGATGCCCGAAGCAATCAATCCGCCCTCGGGGTGTCGCTTTCACACGCGGTGCCCGGAGGCTCGAACCGTCTGTCCGGAGGTCCGTCCGGAGTACCAAGACGTGAGCGACCCCGGCGAGTCGAGGCACATGGTCTCGTGCGTGAAGTACGAGAACGTCGGGTACGACGACGCCGAACCGTTAGAGACGGAGGCCACGTCGGCGTTCGGCGGCGGCCTCGTCGAAGCGAGAGGTGACGACGAATGA
- a CDS encoding ABC transporter ATP-binding protein: MSKAIARDETSSVGFGETLLEIEGLTKHFTQGGGLLSAFFETETVKAVDDVTFDIAKGETVGLVGESGCGKSTLARTILRLLEPTDGAVLFKGRNLAEIDGEELRSMRKDMQMIFQDPQSSLDPRMKVGPIVEEPMKAHGLYEGEREKRARMLLEKVGLDPQHYNRYPHQFSGGQRQRVNLARALAVNPDFIVCDEPTSALDASIQAQVLNTMRDLQEEFGLTYLFISHDLSVIRHISDRVAVMYLGQLVELAETDELFENPQHPYTDALLQSIPVPDPRARGQRGVLEGDVPSPIDPPSGCRFRTRCPKLIAPDEYDMTEDEWEEVRRFMRAVERKTFETDGEASLRAEFFPDGTPGGEPGRIVETSIDEVLEDEWDAAAERLVESFAEESICAKELPVYDVESEVGTGRHLAACHLHRDDGGQTAD; this comes from the coding sequence ATGAGCAAAGCCATAGCCAGAGACGAGACGAGTTCGGTCGGATTCGGCGAGACGCTCCTCGAAATCGAGGGGCTGACCAAACACTTCACGCAGGGCGGCGGCCTGCTCTCTGCGTTCTTCGAGACCGAGACGGTGAAAGCCGTCGACGACGTGACGTTCGACATCGCGAAGGGCGAAACCGTCGGCCTCGTCGGCGAGTCCGGATGCGGCAAGTCGACGCTCGCTCGGACCATCCTCCGACTGCTCGAACCGACGGACGGGGCCGTCCTGTTCAAGGGCCGGAACCTCGCCGAGATAGACGGCGAGGAACTGCGCTCGATGCGAAAGGACATGCAGATGATCTTCCAGGACCCCCAGTCGTCGCTGGACCCGCGGATGAAAGTCGGCCCCATCGTCGAGGAACCGATGAAGGCCCACGGTCTCTACGAGGGCGAACGCGAGAAACGCGCCCGGATGCTGTTGGAGAAGGTCGGTCTGGACCCCCAACACTACAACCGGTACCCTCACCAGTTCTCCGGCGGACAGCGACAACGCGTCAACCTCGCGCGCGCACTCGCGGTCAACCCCGACTTCATCGTCTGCGACGAACCCACGTCGGCGCTCGACGCCTCCATCCAAGCGCAGGTGTTGAACACGATGCGGGACCTACAGGAGGAGTTCGGGCTGACGTACCTCTTTATCAGCCACGACCTCTCGGTCATCCGCCACATCTCGGACCGCGTGGCCGTGATGTACCTCGGCCAGTTGGTCGAACTCGCGGAGACGGACGAACTGTTCGAGAACCCCCAACACCCCTACACGGACGCGTTGCTCCAGTCGATTCCGGTACCGGACCCGCGGGCGAGGGGCCAACGCGGCGTCCTCGAAGGCGACGTGCCGTCGCCCATCGACCCGCCCTCGGGGTGTCGCTTCCGGACGCGGTGTCCGAAACTCATCGCACCCGACGAGTACGACATGACCGAAGACGAGTGGGAAGAGGTGCGACGCTTCATGCGCGCCGTCGAACGGAAGACGTTCGAGACGGACGGCGAGGCGTCGTTGCGCGCGGAGTTCTTCCCCGACGGGACGCCCGGCGGCGAACCCGGACGCATCGTCGAGACGAGCATCGACGAGGTTCTCGAAGACGAGTGGGACGCCGCCGCCGAACGGCTCGTCGAGTCGTTCGCAGAGGAGTCCATCTGCGCGAAGGAACTCCCGGTGTACGACGTCGAGTCCGAAGTCGGGACCGGACGCCACCTCGCGGCGTGTCACCTCCACCGCGACGACGGCGGCCAGACCGCGGACTGA
- the ggt gene encoding gamma-glutamyltransferase, giving the protein MDIDGNADLDRFGSRRSTVYGKRGVVATSQPLAAEAGIETLREGGNAFDAAVATAAALNVVEPTSTGLGGDVFALYRTAEGEVGAMRSCGGAPADATRENVREAVAEADGVDPEDAEMPDTGAQTVTVPGTARGWEATVDELGRLSLADVLDPAIRYATDGYPVSEIIADAWRHGEDLFETDNAREAYLFDGAAPEVGQTVTLPKLGATMERIAEEGADVVYEGDIAEQIAAEVQEAGGFLTVADLAAFEPEFPNPVSTTYNGAEIFELPPNNQGLVALEALNIAEELGAGDYPLDSPERVHYFAEATKLAFRDGHRYVTDPEYEEIPPLASEAWAQKRAEEVREEANRDVSFGVPDANAEDADTVLLTVADDEGNVVSYINSRFAGFGSGLVAGDTGIALQNRGSSFSLDPDHPNRIEPGKRPFHTLIPALAKFDEDDWAAFGVMGGYMQPQGHVQLVSNIVDYEMPLQAALDYPRWRYREDDTLAVEERLSDSLGTKLVRKGHDVCLLYPSLFGGAQIARNDGGTLSAATEPRKDGNAQGY; this is encoded by the coding sequence ATGGATATCGACGGGAACGCCGACTTAGACCGGTTCGGGTCGCGGCGGTCGACGGTGTACGGAAAACGGGGCGTCGTGGCGACGAGTCAACCGCTCGCGGCGGAGGCGGGCATCGAGACGCTTCGGGAGGGCGGCAACGCGTTCGACGCCGCCGTCGCCACCGCGGCGGCCCTCAACGTCGTCGAACCCACCTCGACTGGACTCGGCGGCGACGTGTTCGCCCTCTATCGGACCGCAGAGGGCGAAGTGGGCGCGATGCGGAGTTGCGGCGGCGCGCCCGCCGACGCGACGAGAGAGAACGTCCGAGAGGCCGTCGCAGAGGCGGACGGCGTGGACCCCGAGGACGCGGAGATGCCCGACACGGGCGCACAGACGGTGACGGTGCCCGGCACCGCCCGCGGGTGGGAAGCGACCGTCGACGAACTCGGGCGACTCTCCCTCGCGGACGTTCTTGACCCGGCGATTCGCTACGCTACCGACGGCTACCCCGTCTCGGAGATAATCGCCGACGCGTGGCGACACGGAGAAGACCTGTTCGAGACCGACAACGCCCGCGAGGCGTACCTGTTCGACGGTGCCGCGCCCGAGGTGGGCCAGACCGTCACGTTACCGAAACTCGGCGCGACGATGGAGCGAATCGCAGAGGAGGGCGCGGACGTGGTGTACGAGGGCGATATCGCAGAACAGATCGCCGCGGAAGTACAGGAGGCGGGCGGCTTTCTGACCGTCGCGGACCTCGCGGCCTTCGAACCGGAGTTTCCCAACCCCGTCTCGACGACGTACAACGGCGCGGAGATATTCGAACTCCCGCCGAACAACCAGGGCCTCGTCGCTCTCGAAGCGTTGAACATCGCGGAAGAACTCGGCGCGGGCGACTACCCGCTCGACTCGCCGGAACGCGTCCACTACTTCGCGGAGGCGACGAAACTCGCCTTCCGCGACGGCCACCGGTACGTCACGGACCCCGAGTACGAGGAGATTCCGCCCCTCGCGTCGGAGGCGTGGGCGCAAAAGCGGGCCGAAGAGGTGAGAGAAGAGGCGAACCGCGACGTGTCGTTCGGCGTCCCCGACGCCAACGCCGAAGACGCGGATACGGTTCTTCTCACCGTCGCCGACGACGAGGGAAACGTCGTCTCCTACATCAACTCCCGGTTCGCCGGGTTCGGGTCGGGACTCGTCGCCGGCGACACCGGTATCGCACTCCAGAACCGCGGGAGTTCCTTCTCTCTCGACCCCGACCACCCGAACCGCATCGAACCGGGGAAACGACCGTTCCACACTCTCATCCCCGCACTCGCGAAGTTCGACGAGGACGACTGGGCGGCCTTCGGCGTCATGGGCGGCTATATGCAACCGCAGGGTCACGTCCAACTCGTCTCGAACATCGTCGACTACGAGATGCCGCTTCAGGCGGCGCTCGACTACCCCCGGTGGCGGTACCGCGAGGACGACACCCTCGCCGTAGAGGAACGCCTGAGCGACAGTCTCGGGACGAAACTCGTCCGCAAGGGACACGACGTCTGTCTGCTCTACCCGAGTCTGTTCGGCGGCGCGCAGATAGCGCGCAACGACGGCGGAACGCTCTCGGCCGCCACGGAACCCCGGAAGGACGGGAACGCGCAGGGCTACTGA